From the genome of Streptomyces sp. NBC_01116, one region includes:
- a CDS encoding (2Fe-2S)-binding protein, which produces MTAVTAFTVDGEPLPFLPGQTLAAALVASGRVAWRTNRGGRRPRGIFCGIGVCYDCLVTVDGTGGQRACLVQARAGMAVTTGEGDDA; this is translated from the coding sequence GTGACCGCAGTGACCGCGTTCACCGTGGACGGCGAACCCCTGCCGTTCCTACCGGGACAGACCCTGGCCGCCGCGCTCGTCGCCTCGGGCCGGGTCGCCTGGCGGACCAACCGGGGCGGCCGACGTCCCCGGGGGATCTTCTGCGGCATCGGCGTCTGTTACGACTGCCTGGTGACCGTCGACGGAACGGGCGGGCAGCGCGCCTGCCTGGTCCAGGCCCGCGCGGGCATGGCCGTCACGACCGGGGAGGGCGACGATG